A window of Accipiter gentilis chromosome 24, bAccGen1.1, whole genome shotgun sequence contains these coding sequences:
- the ACSL4 gene encoding long-chain-fatty-acid--CoA ligase 4 isoform X2, which produces MAKRLKAKPISDKPGSPYRSVTHLDSLANINIPGADTLDKLFDHALAKFGKKDCLGTREILSEENEMQPNGKVFKKLILGTYRWLSYEEVNEKMNRLGSGLTALGLTPKSTVVIFCETRAEWMIVALTCFKYNFPLVTLYATLGEEAVTYGLNECGASYLVTSVELLESKLKTALPQVSCLKHIIYVDKKTINKSEYPENVEIHSMQTVEELGAKPENASLLPSRPVPTDLALVMYTSGSTGRPKGVMMMHKNLIAGMTGQCERIPGLGPKDTYIGYLPLAHVLELTAEISCITYGCRIGYSSPLTLSDQSSKIKKGSKGDCTVLKPTLMAAVPEIMDRIYKNVMSKVQEMNYIQRTLFKIGYDYKLEQIKRGYDAPLCNVLLFKKVKALLGGNVRMMLSGGAPLSPQTQRFMNICFCCPVGQGYGLTETCGAGTITEVADYSTGRVGAPLICCEIKLRDWQEGGYTNKDKPNPRGEILIGGPNVSMGYFKNEEKTTEEFSIDENGQRWFCTGDIGEFHPDGCLQIIDRKKDLVKLQAGEYVSLGKVEAALKNCPLIDNICAYAKSDQSYVISFVVPNQKKLTALAEQKGISGTWVDICNNPTMEAEILREIKEVANKMKLERFEIPIKVRLSPEPWTPETGLVTDAFKLKRKELKNHYLNDIERMYGGK; this is translated from the exons ATGGCAAAACGTTTAAAAGCTAAACCCATCTCGGACAAACCTGGAAGCCCCTACCGTTCTGTCACTCATCTTGACTCACTAGCAAACATAAACATTCCTGGAGCAGACACATTGGACAAGCTGTTTGACCATGCTTTAGCAAAGTTTGGGAAGAAGGACTGTCTTGGGACCAGAGAAATACTgagtgaagaaaatgaaatgcaaccAAATGGAAAAGTGTTCAAAAAG ttAATTTTAGGAACTTACAGATGGTTATCCTATGAAGAAGTAAATGAGAAGATGAATCGCTTGGGGAGTGGACTGACTGCCCTGGGACTGACCCCAAAGAGTACTGTTGTCATATTCTGTGAGACCCGAGCAGAATGGATGATTGTAGCCCTAACCTGCTTCAAGTACAACTTTCCTC TCGTTACGTTGTATGCCACCCTGGGTGAAGAGGCAGTTACCTATGGTCTCAATGAGTGTGGAGCATCATATCTGGTCACTAGTGTAGAACTTCTTGAGAGCAAACTTAAG ACGGCATTGCCCCAAGTCTCCTGTCTTAAACATATCATTTATGTGGACAAGAAGACTATCAATAAATCGGAATACCCTGAAAATGTGGAAATTCATAGTATGCAGACAGTAGAAGAGCTGGGAGCCAAACCAGAAAATG CAAGCCTTCTGCCAAGCAGACCTGTTCCTACAGACTTGGCTTTAGTAATGTACACCAGTGGCTCTACTGGGAGACCTAAAGGAGTGATGATGATGCATAAAAACTTAATAGCTGGAATGACAGGACAGTGCGAGAGAATACCTGGACTGGG acCCAAGGATACTTACATCGGTTATTTGCCTCTGGCCCACGTATTAGAATTGACAGCAGAAATTTCTTGCATCACTTACGGCTGCAGGATTGGCTATTCCTCTCCACTCACGCTATCCGATCAG TCCAGTAAAATTAAGAAGGGAAGCAAAGGAGACTGTACTGTACTTAAGCCTACGCTGATGGCAGCCGTGCCT GAAATAATGGACAGAATTTATAAAAATGTCATGAGTAAAGTTCAGGAGATGAACTATATTCAGAGAACTCTGTTCAAGATAGGCTATGACTACAAATTGGAACAAATCAAGAGGGGATACGATGCACCTCTGTGTAACGT aCTATTGTTTAAAAAAGTAAAGGCACTACTGGGAGGGAATGTCCGTATGATGCTTTCTGGAGGAGCACCGCTCTCGCCTCAAACACAAAGATTCATGAACATCTGTTTTTGCTGTCCTGTTGGTCAAGGCTATGGACTAACAGAAACCTGTGGAGCTGGAACAATTACAGAAG TTGCTGATTACAGCACCGGCAGAGTTGGAGCTCCTCTTATTTGTTGTGAAATAAAGTTGAGAGACTGGCAAGAAG ggGGCTATACTAACAAAGACAAGCCTAATCCTAGAGGAGAAATTCTAATTGGTGGACCTAACGTCTCAAtgggatattttaaaaatgaagagaagacAACAGAAGAGTTCTCCATTGATGAGAATGGTCAGAGATGGTTCTGTACAGGAGATATAGGGGAATTTCATCCAGATGGGTGTCTGCAGATCATAG ATCGCAAGAAAGACTTGGTAAAGCTACAAGCAGGAGAATACGTATCTCTGGGCAAAGTAGAGGCAGCACTGAAGAACTGTCCCTTGATTGACAATATCTGTGCTTATGCCAAAAG TGACCAGTCTTACGTGATCAGTTTTGTGGTCCCTAATCAGAAGAAGCTGACAGCATTAGCTGAGCAGAAAGGCATCAGTGGAACCTGGGTAGATATTTGTAACAATCCTACAATGGAAGCTGAAATACTGCGAGAGATTAAAGAAGTGGCAAACAAGA TGAAATTAGAAAGGTTTGAAATACCCATCAAAGTACGGTTAAGCCCTGAACCATGGACCCCAGAGACTGGGTTAGTAACAGATGCTTTcaagctgaaaaggaaagaactgaaaaaccATTACCTCAACGACATCGAAAGAATGTATGGAGGCAAATAA
- the ACSL4 gene encoding long-chain-fatty-acid--CoA ligase 4 isoform X1: MKLRLEVCAILLLPVYLLISVYSMLVFIPWYFLTNAKKKKAMAKRLKAKPISDKPGSPYRSVTHLDSLANINIPGADTLDKLFDHALAKFGKKDCLGTREILSEENEMQPNGKVFKKLILGTYRWLSYEEVNEKMNRLGSGLTALGLTPKSTVVIFCETRAEWMIVALTCFKYNFPLVTLYATLGEEAVTYGLNECGASYLVTSVELLESKLKTALPQVSCLKHIIYVDKKTINKSEYPENVEIHSMQTVEELGAKPENASLLPSRPVPTDLALVMYTSGSTGRPKGVMMMHKNLIAGMTGQCERIPGLGPKDTYIGYLPLAHVLELTAEISCITYGCRIGYSSPLTLSDQSSKIKKGSKGDCTVLKPTLMAAVPEIMDRIYKNVMSKVQEMNYIQRTLFKIGYDYKLEQIKRGYDAPLCNVLLFKKVKALLGGNVRMMLSGGAPLSPQTQRFMNICFCCPVGQGYGLTETCGAGTITEVADYSTGRVGAPLICCEIKLRDWQEGGYTNKDKPNPRGEILIGGPNVSMGYFKNEEKTTEEFSIDENGQRWFCTGDIGEFHPDGCLQIIDRKKDLVKLQAGEYVSLGKVEAALKNCPLIDNICAYAKSDQSYVISFVVPNQKKLTALAEQKGISGTWVDICNNPTMEAEILREIKEVANKMKLERFEIPIKVRLSPEPWTPETGLVTDAFKLKRKELKNHYLNDIERMYGGK, translated from the exons aTGAAACTTAGGCTAGAAGTATGTGCCATTCTCTTGCTGCCTGTGTACTTGTTAATATCTGTGTACAGTATGCTTGTATTTATTCCATGGTATTTTCTTACCAATGCCAAGAAGAAAAAGGCTATGGCAAAACGTTTAAAAGCTAAACCCATCTCGGACAAACCTGGAAGCCCCTACCGTTCTGTCACTCATCTTGACTCACTAGCAAACATAAACATTCCTGGAGCAGACACATTGGACAAGCTGTTTGACCATGCTTTAGCAAAGTTTGGGAAGAAGGACTGTCTTGGGACCAGAGAAATACTgagtgaagaaaatgaaatgcaaccAAATGGAAAAGTGTTCAAAAAG ttAATTTTAGGAACTTACAGATGGTTATCCTATGAAGAAGTAAATGAGAAGATGAATCGCTTGGGGAGTGGACTGACTGCCCTGGGACTGACCCCAAAGAGTACTGTTGTCATATTCTGTGAGACCCGAGCAGAATGGATGATTGTAGCCCTAACCTGCTTCAAGTACAACTTTCCTC TCGTTACGTTGTATGCCACCCTGGGTGAAGAGGCAGTTACCTATGGTCTCAATGAGTGTGGAGCATCATATCTGGTCACTAGTGTAGAACTTCTTGAGAGCAAACTTAAG ACGGCATTGCCCCAAGTCTCCTGTCTTAAACATATCATTTATGTGGACAAGAAGACTATCAATAAATCGGAATACCCTGAAAATGTGGAAATTCATAGTATGCAGACAGTAGAAGAGCTGGGAGCCAAACCAGAAAATG CAAGCCTTCTGCCAAGCAGACCTGTTCCTACAGACTTGGCTTTAGTAATGTACACCAGTGGCTCTACTGGGAGACCTAAAGGAGTGATGATGATGCATAAAAACTTAATAGCTGGAATGACAGGACAGTGCGAGAGAATACCTGGACTGGG acCCAAGGATACTTACATCGGTTATTTGCCTCTGGCCCACGTATTAGAATTGACAGCAGAAATTTCTTGCATCACTTACGGCTGCAGGATTGGCTATTCCTCTCCACTCACGCTATCCGATCAG TCCAGTAAAATTAAGAAGGGAAGCAAAGGAGACTGTACTGTACTTAAGCCTACGCTGATGGCAGCCGTGCCT GAAATAATGGACAGAATTTATAAAAATGTCATGAGTAAAGTTCAGGAGATGAACTATATTCAGAGAACTCTGTTCAAGATAGGCTATGACTACAAATTGGAACAAATCAAGAGGGGATACGATGCACCTCTGTGTAACGT aCTATTGTTTAAAAAAGTAAAGGCACTACTGGGAGGGAATGTCCGTATGATGCTTTCTGGAGGAGCACCGCTCTCGCCTCAAACACAAAGATTCATGAACATCTGTTTTTGCTGTCCTGTTGGTCAAGGCTATGGACTAACAGAAACCTGTGGAGCTGGAACAATTACAGAAG TTGCTGATTACAGCACCGGCAGAGTTGGAGCTCCTCTTATTTGTTGTGAAATAAAGTTGAGAGACTGGCAAGAAG ggGGCTATACTAACAAAGACAAGCCTAATCCTAGAGGAGAAATTCTAATTGGTGGACCTAACGTCTCAAtgggatattttaaaaatgaagagaagacAACAGAAGAGTTCTCCATTGATGAGAATGGTCAGAGATGGTTCTGTACAGGAGATATAGGGGAATTTCATCCAGATGGGTGTCTGCAGATCATAG ATCGCAAGAAAGACTTGGTAAAGCTACAAGCAGGAGAATACGTATCTCTGGGCAAAGTAGAGGCAGCACTGAAGAACTGTCCCTTGATTGACAATATCTGTGCTTATGCCAAAAG TGACCAGTCTTACGTGATCAGTTTTGTGGTCCCTAATCAGAAGAAGCTGACAGCATTAGCTGAGCAGAAAGGCATCAGTGGAACCTGGGTAGATATTTGTAACAATCCTACAATGGAAGCTGAAATACTGCGAGAGATTAAAGAAGTGGCAAACAAGA TGAAATTAGAAAGGTTTGAAATACCCATCAAAGTACGGTTAAGCCCTGAACCATGGACCCCAGAGACTGGGTTAGTAACAGATGCTTTcaagctgaaaaggaaagaactgaaaaaccATTACCTCAACGACATCGAAAGAATGTATGGAGGCAAATAA
- the KCNE5 gene encoding potassium voltage-gated channel subfamily E regulatory beta subunit 5 produces MNCSEARRLQALLGALLRDLRRGGSGNGSAEGAGFGSGPGGDASLYILLIMIFYGCLAGGLILAYTRSRKLESKHDPYHLYIERDWGHGGGGPGQPAQEGGPG; encoded by the coding sequence ATGAACTGCAGCGAGGCGCGGCGGCTGCAGGCGCTGCTGGGAGCGCTGCTGCGGGACCTGCGCCGCGGCGGCAGCGGGAACGGCAGCGCCGAGGGAGCCGGGTTCGGCTCCGGTCCGGGGGGAGACGCCTCGCTGTACATCCTGCTCATCATGATCTTCTACGGCTGCTTGGCCGGGGGGCTCATCCTGGCCTACACCCGCTCACGGAAGCTGGAGTCCAAGCACGATCCCTACCACCTCTACATCGAACGCGACTGGggccacggcggcggcggcccgggccaGCCGGCCCAGGAGGGAGGCCCCGGCTGA